A window of Euwallacea similis isolate ESF13 chromosome 10, ESF131.1, whole genome shotgun sequence contains these coding sequences:
- the LOC136411460 gene encoding uncharacterized protein, whose product MLENLVSLVNSVKSTLHYLLYGSYRAGQFLVNCGNLFIQGSCEGATTLHTLFLTLYDSASIFLQDNWQFMQQSIHFIVSTLDTTFNSLISIIGNIATFLQASLKLFLLICNDLIAALSFIANSIYGIIFVMRKVVILFGSAVWFLITFIPVTIYHSCIFFSTLVTQFYQEIPQIFLMGRKGITTFINKIIDFVWDIPIKSLAGLTIATILIYIFSQYPVAITSYCREKLQLIGSLCWRKKPQVKDQTADESPETDKDCVICQERVKCILLLPCKHVCLCEECSEEMRDYKDECPICRSYIMDAMKIYL is encoded by the coding sequence ATGCTAGAAAATTTAGTCTCCCTAGTGAATTCCGTCAAATCTACTCTCCACTACCTTTTATACGGAAGTTACAGAGCGGGACAGTTTCTTGTTAATTGTGGGAACCTCTTCATCCAAGGGTCGTGCGAGGGAGCCACGACCCTCCACACACTCTTCTTAACCCTCTATGATTCCGCATCTATATTTCTTCAAGACAATTGGCAGTTTATGCAGCAATCTATTCATTTTATCGTTTCTACTTTAGACACCACTTTCAATAGCCTCATTTCAATAATCGGCAATATTGCAACATTTTTGCAAGCCTccttaaaactgtttttactTATTTGCAATGATCTAATTGCTGCCCTATCCTTTATTGCAAATTCAATATAtgggataatttttgtaatgaGGAAAGTGGTTATATTATTCGGTTCTGCAGTTTGGTTCCTCATCACTTTCATACCAGTGACAATCTACCATtcctgcatttttttttcaacccTAGTGACACAGTTTTATCAAGAGATACCTCAGATCTTCTTAATGGGACGTAAAGGCATAACGacctttattaataaaatcattgaCTTTGTCTGGGATATCCCAATTAAGTCCCTTGCAGGACTGACAATAGCCACCAtcttaatatacatttttagccAGTATCCTGTTGCAATTACCTCATACTGCAGGGAGAAGCTACAGCTAATTGGAAGTCTTTGTTGGAGGAAAAAGCCTCAAGTAAAAGACCAGACAGCAGATGAATCACCAGAAACTGATAAAGACTGTGTAATTTGTCAGGAAAGGGTGAAGTGTATTTTGTTATTGCCGTGCAAACATGTCTGTCTCTGTGAGGAGTGTTCAGAAGAGATGAGAGACTATAAGGATGAGTGCCCAATATGTCGAAGTTACATTATGGATGCCATGAAgatttatttgtga
- the RanGAP gene encoding ran GTPase-activating protein 1 isoform X3, protein MSIKESDVDTLSAALKCTKVSPSGVSFAGKSLKLNSESDAKPVIEQINQCSFLEYLNLEGNTLGVDAAKSIAESLEKRPEFKRALWKDMFTGRMKTEIPKALEFLGAGLVKARARLTELDLSDNAFGPIGVEGLAALLRSPTCFALEELRLNNNGLGITGGKLLAGALTECYEQSKKEGKPLALRVFIAGRNRLENEGAIALAKVFKRIKTLEEVAMPQNGIYHIGITALSEAFAQNKSLKILNLNDNTFGEKGAEAIAKALVTLQDLKEINFGDCLLKTKGALLIAKGLKDGHKNLEELILESNEIKKEGGVALAAAMINKERLKSLMLDANQFGDKGVEDIREKLKEIGKLTALGSLEDNESEGESEEESQGCETQSEGDEEEDSEGHVEIEEIVDDAEENLSDKVTVQEFLSESTAQNLLLLGENREQLLLEEARTNRKIDVANFIIILMKVSSLSDNPKVGGLASKITETLYREIFMWAQKNDSISIVNNCLLVHLGLIKSEDRKFKPDWNLTGCLNSLKNVSTMNFVPESSRDALKVFMEREISRDGDNLPLKKEILAGLK, encoded by the exons ATGAGCATTAAAGAATCTGATGTCGACACCCTATCGGCCGCCCTAAAATGCACTAAAGTTTCCCCGAGTGGAGTCTCGTTCGCCGGCAAATCCCTCAAATTAAACTCGGAATCTGACG CTAAACCAGTAATTGAGCAAATTAACCAATGCTCCTTTTTGGAATACCTAAACCTAGAAGGGAACACTTTGGGAGTGGACGCTGCCAAGTCTATTGCAGAGTCCCTGGAAAAGCGTCCAGAGTTTAAGCGGGCCCTATGGAAAGACATGTTCACTGGTCGaatgaaaactgaaattccCAAAGCCTTGGAATTCCTGGGGGCAGGACTGGTGAAGGCCCGGGCACGTTTGACTGAGCTTGACTTGAGTGACAATGCTTTCGGTCCTATTGGCGTGGAAGGCTTGGCGGCCTTGTTAAGAAGCCCCACTTGCTTTGCTTTAGAAGAATTGAGACTTAACAATAATGGTTTGGGGATTACAGGAGGAAAACTGCTTGCTGGTGCCCTTACTGAATGCTATGAGCAAAGCAAGAAAGAGGGTAAGCCCTTGGCTTTAAGGGTGTTTATTGCTGGAAGGAATAGGTTAGAGAATGAAGGGGCTATAGCCTTAGCCAAAGTTTTCAAG AGGATTAAGACCTTAGAGGAGGTAGCAATGCCTCAAAATGGTATTTATCACATTGGAATCACTGCTTTGTCCGAGGCCTTTGCCCAAAACAAGAGtctgaagattttaaatttaaatgacaacACTTTTGGGGAAAAGGGAGCTGAAGCGATTGCAAAGGCATTAGTCACTTTACaagatttaaaagaaataaattttggagaTTGCCTGCTGAAAACTAAGGGGGCTTTATTGATTGCTAAAG GGCTAAAGGATGGGCATAAAAACCTTGAGGAACTAATTCTGGAgtcaaatgaaataaaaaaagaagggGGTGTGGCTTTGGCTGCTGCCATGATAAATAAAGAGAGGCTTAAGAGCCTCATGTTGGATGCTAATCAGTTTGGAGATAAAGGTGTTGAGGATATCCGAGAAAAGCTTAaggaaattggaaaattgacTGCATTGGGGTCTTTAGAGGACAATGAATCTGAAGGGGAGTCTGAAGAGGAGAGTCAGGGTTGTGAAACTCAATCTGAGGGTGATGAAGAAGAGGATTCTGAGGGTCATGTAGAAATTGAGGAAATTGTTGATGATGCTGAGGAGAATTTGAGTGATAAAGTCACAGTGCAAGAATTCCTCTCAGAATCTACTGCTCAGAATCTATTGCTTCTGGGAGAGAACAGAGAACAGCTACTCCTCGAAGAGGCAAggacaaatagaaaaattgatgTGGCTAATTTCATCATAATCCTCATGAAAGTCTCCTCTTTAAGTGACAACCCCAAAGTTGGAGGTTTAGCATCGAAAATCACTGAAACTCTGTATAGGGAAATTTTCATGTGGGCCCAAAAAAACGATTCCATATCAATTGTCAATAACTGCCTTTTGGTCCACTTGGGCTTAATTAAA AGTGAAGACCGTAAATTTAAACCTGATTGGAACCTCACTGGGTGCCtcaattccttaaaaaatgtctcaaCAATGAATTTTGTGCCTGAGAGCAGTAGAGATGCTCTGAAAGTTTTTATGGAGCG GGAAATTAGCAGGGACGGGGACAATTTGCCTTTGAAGAAAGAGATTCTGGCTGGTTTAAAAtag
- the RanGAP gene encoding ran GTPase-activating protein 1 isoform X2: MSIKESDVDTLSAALKCTKVSPSGVSFAGKSLKLNSESDAKPVIEQINQCSFLEYLNLEGNTLGVDAAKSIAESLEKRPEFKRALWKDMFTGRMKTEIPKALEFLGAGLVKARARLTELDLSDNAFGPIGVEGLAALLRSPTCFALEELRLNNNGLGITGGKLLAGALTECYEQSKKEGKPLALRVFIAGRNRLENEGAIALAKVFKRIKTLEEVAMPQNGIYHIGITALSEAFAQNKSLKILNLNDNTFGEKGAEAIAKALVTLQDLKEINFGDCLLKTKGALLIAKGLKDGHKNLEELILESNEIKKEGGVALAAAMINKERLKSLMLDANQFGDKGVEDIREKLKEIGKLTALGSLEDNESEGESEEESQGCETQSEGDEEEDSEGHVEIEEIVDDAEENLSDKVTVQEFLSESTAQNLLLLGENREQLLLEEARTNRKIDVANFIIILMKVSSLSDNPKVGGLASKITETLYREIFMWAQKNDSISIVNNCLLVHLGLIKSEDRKFKPDWNLTGCLNSLKNVSTMNFVPESSRDALKVFMERQRNDVGEAGALSHLQKVFLQLVCPKMGKLAGTGTICL, from the exons ATGAGCATTAAAGAATCTGATGTCGACACCCTATCGGCCGCCCTAAAATGCACTAAAGTTTCCCCGAGTGGAGTCTCGTTCGCCGGCAAATCCCTCAAATTAAACTCGGAATCTGACG CTAAACCAGTAATTGAGCAAATTAACCAATGCTCCTTTTTGGAATACCTAAACCTAGAAGGGAACACTTTGGGAGTGGACGCTGCCAAGTCTATTGCAGAGTCCCTGGAAAAGCGTCCAGAGTTTAAGCGGGCCCTATGGAAAGACATGTTCACTGGTCGaatgaaaactgaaattccCAAAGCCTTGGAATTCCTGGGGGCAGGACTGGTGAAGGCCCGGGCACGTTTGACTGAGCTTGACTTGAGTGACAATGCTTTCGGTCCTATTGGCGTGGAAGGCTTGGCGGCCTTGTTAAGAAGCCCCACTTGCTTTGCTTTAGAAGAATTGAGACTTAACAATAATGGTTTGGGGATTACAGGAGGAAAACTGCTTGCTGGTGCCCTTACTGAATGCTATGAGCAAAGCAAGAAAGAGGGTAAGCCCTTGGCTTTAAGGGTGTTTATTGCTGGAAGGAATAGGTTAGAGAATGAAGGGGCTATAGCCTTAGCCAAAGTTTTCAAG AGGATTAAGACCTTAGAGGAGGTAGCAATGCCTCAAAATGGTATTTATCACATTGGAATCACTGCTTTGTCCGAGGCCTTTGCCCAAAACAAGAGtctgaagattttaaatttaaatgacaacACTTTTGGGGAAAAGGGAGCTGAAGCGATTGCAAAGGCATTAGTCACTTTACaagatttaaaagaaataaattttggagaTTGCCTGCTGAAAACTAAGGGGGCTTTATTGATTGCTAAAG GGCTAAAGGATGGGCATAAAAACCTTGAGGAACTAATTCTGGAgtcaaatgaaataaaaaaagaagggGGTGTGGCTTTGGCTGCTGCCATGATAAATAAAGAGAGGCTTAAGAGCCTCATGTTGGATGCTAATCAGTTTGGAGATAAAGGTGTTGAGGATATCCGAGAAAAGCTTAaggaaattggaaaattgacTGCATTGGGGTCTTTAGAGGACAATGAATCTGAAGGGGAGTCTGAAGAGGAGAGTCAGGGTTGTGAAACTCAATCTGAGGGTGATGAAGAAGAGGATTCTGAGGGTCATGTAGAAATTGAGGAAATTGTTGATGATGCTGAGGAGAATTTGAGTGATAAAGTCACAGTGCAAGAATTCCTCTCAGAATCTACTGCTCAGAATCTATTGCTTCTGGGAGAGAACAGAGAACAGCTACTCCTCGAAGAGGCAAggacaaatagaaaaattgatgTGGCTAATTTCATCATAATCCTCATGAAAGTCTCCTCTTTAAGTGACAACCCCAAAGTTGGAGGTTTAGCATCGAAAATCACTGAAACTCTGTATAGGGAAATTTTCATGTGGGCCCAAAAAAACGATTCCATATCAATTGTCAATAACTGCCTTTTGGTCCACTTGGGCTTAATTAAA AGTGAAGACCGTAAATTTAAACCTGATTGGAACCTCACTGGGTGCCtcaattccttaaaaaatgtctcaaCAATGAATTTTGTGCCTGAGAGCAGTAGAGATGCTCTGAAAGTTTTTATGGAGCGGCaa AGAAACGACGTAGGTGAAGCAGGCGCACTTTCGCACCTGCAGAAAGTGTTTTTACAGCTCGTATGTCCAAAAATGG GGAAATTAGCAGGGACGGGGACAATTTGCCTTTGA
- the RanGAP gene encoding ran GTPase-activating protein 1 isoform X1 yields MSIKESDVDTLSAALKCTKVSPSGVSFAGKSLKLNSESDAKPVIEQINQCSFLEYLNLEGNTLGVDAAKSIAESLEKRPEFKRALWKDMFTGRMKTEIPKALEFLGAGLVKARARLTELDLSDNAFGPIGVEGLAALLRSPTCFALEELRLNNNGLGITGGKLLAGALTECYEQSKKEGKPLALRVFIAGRNRLENEGAIALAKVFKRIKTLEEVAMPQNGIYHIGITALSEAFAQNKSLKILNLNDNTFGEKGAEAIAKALVTLQDLKEINFGDCLLKTKGALLIAKGLKDGHKNLEELILESNEIKKEGGVALAAAMINKERLKSLMLDANQFGDKGVEDIREKLKEIGKLTALGSLEDNESEGESEEESQGCETQSEGDEEEDSEGHVEIEEIVDDAEENLSDKVTVQEFLSESTAQNLLLLGENREQLLLEEARTNRKIDVANFIIILMKVSSLSDNPKVGGLASKITETLYREIFMWAQKNDSISIVNNCLLVHLGLIKSEDRKFKPDWNLTGCLNSLKNVSTMNFVPESSRDALKVFMERQRNDVGEAGALSHLQKVFLQLVCPKMGKLFYPFIPYVDFDLFFA; encoded by the exons ATGAGCATTAAAGAATCTGATGTCGACACCCTATCGGCCGCCCTAAAATGCACTAAAGTTTCCCCGAGTGGAGTCTCGTTCGCCGGCAAATCCCTCAAATTAAACTCGGAATCTGACG CTAAACCAGTAATTGAGCAAATTAACCAATGCTCCTTTTTGGAATACCTAAACCTAGAAGGGAACACTTTGGGAGTGGACGCTGCCAAGTCTATTGCAGAGTCCCTGGAAAAGCGTCCAGAGTTTAAGCGGGCCCTATGGAAAGACATGTTCACTGGTCGaatgaaaactgaaattccCAAAGCCTTGGAATTCCTGGGGGCAGGACTGGTGAAGGCCCGGGCACGTTTGACTGAGCTTGACTTGAGTGACAATGCTTTCGGTCCTATTGGCGTGGAAGGCTTGGCGGCCTTGTTAAGAAGCCCCACTTGCTTTGCTTTAGAAGAATTGAGACTTAACAATAATGGTTTGGGGATTACAGGAGGAAAACTGCTTGCTGGTGCCCTTACTGAATGCTATGAGCAAAGCAAGAAAGAGGGTAAGCCCTTGGCTTTAAGGGTGTTTATTGCTGGAAGGAATAGGTTAGAGAATGAAGGGGCTATAGCCTTAGCCAAAGTTTTCAAG AGGATTAAGACCTTAGAGGAGGTAGCAATGCCTCAAAATGGTATTTATCACATTGGAATCACTGCTTTGTCCGAGGCCTTTGCCCAAAACAAGAGtctgaagattttaaatttaaatgacaacACTTTTGGGGAAAAGGGAGCTGAAGCGATTGCAAAGGCATTAGTCACTTTACaagatttaaaagaaataaattttggagaTTGCCTGCTGAAAACTAAGGGGGCTTTATTGATTGCTAAAG GGCTAAAGGATGGGCATAAAAACCTTGAGGAACTAATTCTGGAgtcaaatgaaataaaaaaagaagggGGTGTGGCTTTGGCTGCTGCCATGATAAATAAAGAGAGGCTTAAGAGCCTCATGTTGGATGCTAATCAGTTTGGAGATAAAGGTGTTGAGGATATCCGAGAAAAGCTTAaggaaattggaaaattgacTGCATTGGGGTCTTTAGAGGACAATGAATCTGAAGGGGAGTCTGAAGAGGAGAGTCAGGGTTGTGAAACTCAATCTGAGGGTGATGAAGAAGAGGATTCTGAGGGTCATGTAGAAATTGAGGAAATTGTTGATGATGCTGAGGAGAATTTGAGTGATAAAGTCACAGTGCAAGAATTCCTCTCAGAATCTACTGCTCAGAATCTATTGCTTCTGGGAGAGAACAGAGAACAGCTACTCCTCGAAGAGGCAAggacaaatagaaaaattgatgTGGCTAATTTCATCATAATCCTCATGAAAGTCTCCTCTTTAAGTGACAACCCCAAAGTTGGAGGTTTAGCATCGAAAATCACTGAAACTCTGTATAGGGAAATTTTCATGTGGGCCCAAAAAAACGATTCCATATCAATTGTCAATAACTGCCTTTTGGTCCACTTGGGCTTAATTAAA AGTGAAGACCGTAAATTTAAACCTGATTGGAACCTCACTGGGTGCCtcaattccttaaaaaatgtctcaaCAATGAATTTTGTGCCTGAGAGCAGTAGAGATGCTCTGAAAGTTTTTATGGAGCGGCaa AGAAACGACGTAGGTGAAGCAGGCGCACTTTCGCACCTGCAGAAAGTGTTTTTACAGCTCGTATGTCCAAAAATGGGTAAGcttttttatccatttattccatatgttgactttgatttattttttgcataa
- the Mys45A gene encoding protein SDA1 homolog, producing MVRKQNNQLPENLPQLQNLIKRDPVSYNEEFLQQYQHFQNTIEVFQLAPDQPNKTLDELVMFMAQVAQCYPKELEKFPQQLIDLMQHHNTVLDNSIRMNLCKALILLRNKNLLAPTDLLELFFHLLKCQDKALRQFLETHIITDIKNLNTKQKNAKLNTTLQNFMFTMLKDTNARAAKMSLDIMIELYKKNVWNDSKTVNVIATGCFSKVTKVMVASLKFFLGKDPEEKDSDNSDSEEEVDPKEVIMANKVNKKTRKRAKELSKVKKLAAKAYKKKSQAATFNFSAIHLLHDPQGMAEKLFKQIESSNQRFEVKLMTLDVISRLIGLHNLFLFNFYSYIQRFMQPHQREVTRILQFAAQASHELVPPDVIEPLLKTLANNFITERNSSDVMAIGLNAVREICTRCPLSLNEDLLRDLVQYKSYRDRSVMMAAKSLIQLFRRLRPELLHKRDRGRPTEASDEIEQLHYGKVEAKDYVPGAEVLVTKEKGVKDLEINSESESDDEEWIDIDHSDKETPSNEEDEEGKKEKKSKQEILKEKKTLAHKATLERILTDEDFKRIDMANVRKQLQSTNKSQKRKLDDSETLKNKEDLVKLGDIENIYKKRKHDKQTRIESVKAGQEGREKFGYKDGRLNIHCSKTNREKRKKKNYQMIKHKVQGKVKRSFKDKQIALRNHLIKLKKMK from the exons atggTCCGAAAACAGAACAATCAACTACCGGAGAACCTGCCTCAGCTGCAAAATCTCATAAAACGCGACCCGGTCTCGTACAATGAGGAATTTTTGCAACAATACCAGCACTTTCAAAATACCATCGAAGTATTCCAGTTGGCCCCCGATCAGCCCAACAAGACCCTGGATGAATTAGTGATGTTCATGGCTCAAGTGGCGCAGTGTTACCCTAAAGAGCTCGAAAAATTTCCTCAGCAATTGATCGATTTAATGCAGCACCACAATACTGTGCTTGACAACTCAATTCGCATGAATTTGTGTAAAGCCTTGATTTTGTTAAGAAATAAGAATCTTTTAGCCCCTACTGATTTACTAGAACTGTTTTTTCATTTGCTGAAATGTCAGGATAAAGCTTTGAGGCAGTTTTTGGAAACCCACATTATAAcagacattaaaaatttaaataccaagcaaaaaaatgcaaagcTAAACACTACTTTGCAGAACTTTATGTTCACAATGCTTAAAGACACTAATGCCAGGGCTGCAAAAATGTCACTAGATATTATGATTgagttatataaaaaaaatgtgtggAATGATTCTAAAACTGTTAATGTTATTGCCACTGGATGCTTTTCTAAGGTTACAAAG GTTATGGTGGCttccttgaaatttttccttggCAAAGATCCAGAGGAAAAGGACTCAGATAATTCTGACTCTGAGGAGGAGGTCGACCCCAAGGAAGTGATAATGGCAAACAAGGTAAACAAAAAGACTCGAAAAAGAGCTAAGGAACTGAGCAAGGTCAAGAAATTAGCAGCCAAGGCCTACAAGAAAAAAAGCCAGGCTGCCACTTTCAATTTCAGCGCCATACATCTGCTGCATGATCCTCAAG GAATGGCTGAAAAGCTCTTCAAACAAATTGAGTCTAGCAATCAAAGATTTGAAGTCAAACTCATGACTTTGGATGTAATTTCACGCCTTATAGGTCTGCACAATCTCTTCCTTTTCAACTTTTACTCATACATTCAGCGCTTCATGCAACCTCATCAAAGAGAAGTGACACGTATTCTGCAATTTGCCGCGCAAGCTAGTCATGAACTTGTTCCCCCTGATGTGATTGAACCACTACTTAAAACTTTGGCAAACAATTTCATTACTGAACGTAATTCTTCAGATGTAATGGCCATAGGACTAAATGCAGTCAGAGAGATTTGCACTAGATGCCCTTTGAGTTTAAATGAAGATCTCCTAAGGGATTTAGTGCAATACAAGTCTTATAGGGATAGGTCAGTAATGATGGCAGCAAAAAGTTTAATTCAGCTCTTCAGGAGGTTGCGGCCAGAATTGCTACATAAAAGAGACAGGGGTCGCCCAACTGAAGCCTCAGATGAAATTGAGCAATTGCATTATGGTAAAGTTGAGGCTAAGGATTACGTCCCTGGAGCCGAGGTACTTGTTACTAAAGAAAAAGGAGTAAAAGATTTGGAGATTAACAGTGAGAGTGAATCGGATGATGAGGAATGGATTGATATTGATCATTCAGATAAGGAGACGCCCAGCAATGAAGAAGACGAAGAAGgcaaaaaagagaaaaagtcTAAGCAGGAAATTCTGAAGGAGAAAAAAACTCTAGCTCATAAAGCAACATTAGAGAGAATACTTACTGACGAGGATTTTAAAAGGATCGATATGGCCAACGTTCGGAAACAGTTGCAGAGCACCAATAAGAGCCAGAAGCGCAAGCTGGATGATTCAGAAACACTCAAAAACAAAGAGGACTTGGTCAAATTGGGCGATATAGAGAACATCTATAAGAAGAGGAAACATGACAAGCAGACGAGGATAGAGAGCGTAAAGGCAGGCCAGGAGGGAAGGGAGAAATTTGGGTACAAAGACGGCAGACTCAATATTCATTGTTCAAAGACCAACagggaaaaaaggaaaaagaaaaattatcagatGATCAAGCACAAAGTACAGGGGAAGGTGAAGAGAAGCTTTAAGGACAAACAAATTGCCCTTAGGAATCATCTGATTAAGTTGAAGAAGatgaaatga
- the LOC136411600 gene encoding uncharacterized protein isoform X2, translating to MSGPRMGNMGPMNGNRRPNVSRMNYHENRQNSYQEHRQSYQEHRQSSYEGRQHDNRPHMHDLRQHDHSRSHDSRSYESRQQSVAHNNVPPHTQHDELIRYIYDSWSKVELDRGSNNVVYYQELENHQLKDFRPFDLEAFWGRRMHQNHHQQQQPPQQMS from the exons ATGAG CGGTCCGCGAATGGGCAATATGGGGCCGATGAACGGCAATCGTAGGCCTAACGTATCCCGGATGAATTACCATGAGAACAGGCAGAACTCCTACCAGGAGCACCGGCAGTCCTACCAAGAGCATAGACAGTCCTCCTATGAGGGGAGACAGCATGACAATAGGCCTCACATGCACGACTTGCGCCAGCACGATCATAG TAGATCCCATGATTCTCGATCATATGAAAGCAGGCAGCAATCTGTGGCTCATAACAATGTGCCACCGCACACACAGCATGACGAGTTAATAAGATATATTTATGATTCTTGGTCAAAAGTTGAACTGGACCGAGGGTCCAATAATGTGGTGTATTATCAAGAGCTTGAGAATCATCAGTTGAAG GACTTTCGTCCGTTCGATTTAGAGGCGTTTTGGGGCAGGCGAATGCATCAGAACCATCACCAACAGCAGCAGCCACCACAGCAAATGTCATAG
- the LOC136411600 gene encoding uncharacterized protein isoform X1 yields MSGPRMGNMGPMNGNRRPNVSRMNYHENRQNSYQEHRQSYQEHRQSSYEGRQHDNRPHMHDLRQHDHRPMTFSRSHDSRSYESRQQSVAHNNVPPHTQHDELIRYIYDSWSKVELDRGSNNVVYYQELENHQLKDFRPFDLEAFWGRRMHQNHHQQQQPPQQMS; encoded by the exons ATGAG CGGTCCGCGAATGGGCAATATGGGGCCGATGAACGGCAATCGTAGGCCTAACGTATCCCGGATGAATTACCATGAGAACAGGCAGAACTCCTACCAGGAGCACCGGCAGTCCTACCAAGAGCATAGACAGTCCTCCTATGAGGGGAGACAGCATGACAATAGGCCTCACATGCACGACTTGCGCCAGCACGATCATAG ACCCATGACTTTCAGTAGATCCCATGATTCTCGATCATATGAAAGCAGGCAGCAATCTGTGGCTCATAACAATGTGCCACCGCACACACAGCATGACGAGTTAATAAGATATATTTATGATTCTTGGTCAAAAGTTGAACTGGACCGAGGGTCCAATAATGTGGTGTATTATCAAGAGCTTGAGAATCATCAGTTGAAG GACTTTCGTCCGTTCGATTTAGAGGCGTTTTGGGGCAGGCGAATGCATCAGAACCATCACCAACAGCAGCAGCCACCACAGCAAATGTCATAG